A stretch of the Bradyrhizobium arachidis genome encodes the following:
- the cobM gene encoding precorrin-4 C(11)-methyltransferase, with translation MTVHFIGAGPGAADLLTLRGRDLIAACPVCLYAGSLVPEGVLAHCPPGARIVNTAPLSLDDIIAEIAAAHADGKDVARLHSGDLSIWSAMGEQLRRLRALGIPYDVTPGVPSFSAAAAALEAELTLPGLAQSVVLTRTPGRASAMPEGETLAAFAATGAVLAIHLSIHLLDKVVAELTPHYGADCPVAIVWRASWPDQRIVRATLATLDAAVGAELERTALILVGRTLGSEEFAESRLYAADYDRRYRPVGAAPRFPETTK, from the coding sequence ATGACGGTGCATTTTATCGGCGCCGGGCCGGGCGCCGCCGATCTGCTCACCCTGCGCGGTCGCGACCTGATCGCGGCCTGTCCGGTGTGCCTCTATGCGGGATCGCTCGTGCCCGAGGGCGTGCTGGCGCATTGCCCGCCGGGTGCACGGATCGTCAACACCGCGCCGCTGTCGCTCGACGACATCATCGCCGAGATCGCCGCTGCGCATGCCGATGGCAAGGACGTCGCGCGGCTGCATTCCGGCGATCTCTCGATCTGGTCGGCAATGGGCGAGCAGTTGCGGCGCCTGCGCGCACTCGGCATTCCCTACGACGTCACGCCCGGCGTGCCCTCGTTTTCCGCTGCGGCCGCCGCGCTCGAAGCCGAGCTGACGCTGCCGGGCCTCGCGCAATCGGTGGTGCTGACGCGCACGCCGGGGCGGGCGAGTGCAATGCCCGAGGGCGAGACGCTCGCAGCCTTTGCCGCAACGGGCGCCGTGCTCGCAATCCATCTGTCGATTCACTTGCTCGACAAGGTCGTCGCCGAGCTCACGCCGCATTACGGCGCCGATTGTCCGGTCGCGATCGTCTGGCGCGCGAGCTGGCCCGACCAGCGCATCGTGCGCGCGACGCTCGCCACGCTCGATGCCGCTGTCGGCGCCGAGCTCGAACGCACCGCGCTCATTCTGGTAGGCCGCACCCTCGGCTCGGAAGAGTTTGCCGAGAGCCGCCTTTATGCAGCGGATTACGACCGCCGCTATCGTCCGGTCGGGGCTGCGCCACGCTTTCCGGAGACGACCAAGTGA
- a CDS encoding cobalamin biosynthesis protein → MRVAGFGFRRDVTVASLREALIAAGGAEGVAAIATVSDKAKDDALALLARELGLPIRAVPAERLTDIATPTQSERINETFGTGSVAEAVALAAAGRSARLVATRVVSRDRTATAAIAEGDGE, encoded by the coding sequence ATGAGGGTCGCAGGCTTCGGATTCAGGCGCGATGTGACGGTCGCTTCGCTACGCGAGGCGCTCATCGCTGCCGGCGGGGCCGAAGGTGTCGCGGCCATCGCGACCGTCAGCGACAAAGCGAAAGACGATGCTTTGGCGTTGCTCGCGCGCGAGCTAGGCCTCCCGATCAGGGCTGTTCCGGCGGAACGACTGACCGACATCGCGACGCCAACCCAATCCGAGCGCATCAATGAAACATTCGGCACGGGATCGGTGGCCGAAGCTGTGGCGCTCGCAGCCGCCGGCCGCTCTGCGCGGCTGGTTGCAACACGAGTCGTCTCAAGAGATAGAACGGCGACCGCGGCGATTGCGGAAGGAGACGGCGAATGA